From the Paenibacillus sp. FSL H8-0548 genome, one window contains:
- a CDS encoding homoserine dehydrogenase: MKPVKVGLLGLGTVGTGVVRIVEGHQEDLASQVGSPIVIEKILVQNKNKARNIAIDSDKLTEDPWDIIRHPDIDVIIEVMGGIGLTKEYILEALSLGKHVVTANKDLMALHGPEILAKAQENRCDIMYEASVAGGIPIIRTLVEGFSSDRINKIMGIVNGTTNFILTKMSQEGASYLDVLKEAQELGYAESDPTSDVEGLDAARKMTILATIGFRANVALEDVSVQGISSVSKEDILYAKRLGYEVKLLGIAERQDDLISISVQPTMVKKTHPLASVNGVFNAVYVHGEAVGETMFYGAGAGELPTATSIVADLVAVVKNLKLGVNGMQGSLSYKEKKLKSDDQISSKYFLLLKVADRAGVLARITQVFADFEVSLESVLQQPTPSNPEAEIIIITHDANKAAIQKVLATFESLEVVHRVKSVYRVEG; this comes from the coding sequence ATGAAGCCAGTTAAAGTAGGTTTGTTAGGTTTAGGTACTGTAGGCACAGGTGTAGTTCGTATTGTCGAAGGGCATCAAGAGGATTTGGCAAGCCAGGTTGGGTCGCCGATCGTCATCGAAAAGATACTCGTTCAAAATAAAAATAAAGCTCGCAACATTGCCATTGATTCGGATAAGCTGACGGAGGATCCTTGGGATATTATCCGTCATCCTGATATCGATGTCATCATCGAGGTTATGGGCGGAATTGGGCTTACGAAGGAATACATTTTGGAGGCATTGTCGCTCGGCAAGCATGTTGTAACGGCCAATAAGGATTTGATGGCGCTGCATGGACCGGAGATATTGGCCAAAGCGCAGGAGAATCGCTGCGACATCATGTATGAAGCGAGCGTAGCTGGCGGTATTCCGATTATTCGGACGCTAGTAGAAGGCTTCTCTTCCGATCGTATCAACAAAATTATGGGGATCGTCAACGGAACAACAAACTTTATTTTGACAAAGATGAGTCAAGAGGGCGCTTCTTATCTGGATGTGCTTAAGGAAGCACAGGAGCTGGGCTATGCCGAATCAGATCCGACCTCCGATGTGGAAGGGCTTGATGCAGCACGTAAAATGACGATTCTAGCGACGATCGGCTTCCGTGCTAACGTAGCGCTTGAGGATGTATCCGTACAAGGCATTTCATCGGTGAGCAAAGAAGATATTTTGTACGCTAAGCGTCTTGGCTATGAAGTGAAGCTGCTCGGCATCGCAGAGCGTCAGGATGATCTGATCAGCATTAGCGTTCAGCCGACGATGGTGAAGAAAACGCATCCTCTTGCTTCGGTTAATGGCGTGTTTAACGCAGTGTATGTGCATGGCGAAGCAGTAGGCGAGACGATGTTTTACGGTGCTGGAGCAGGCGAGCTTCCAACTGCGACCTCGATCGTAGCGGATTTAGTGGCAGTCGTGAAAAACCTTAAGCTCGGCGTAAACGGCATGCAAGGAAGTCTTTCTTACAAAGAGAAGAAGCTGAAATCTGATGATCAAATTTCGTCTAAATATTTTTTGCTGCTTAAAGTAGCTGATCGTGCTGGTGTGCTTGCACGTATTACACAAGTGTTTGCCGACTTTGAAGTAAGCTTGGAGTCTGTATTGCAGCAGCCGACGCCTTCGAATCCAGAAGCTGAAATTATCATTATTACTCATGATGCAAACAAAGCAGCTATTCAGAAGGTGCTTGCGACATTTGAATCGCTGGAAGTCGTTCACAGAGTGAAGAGCGTCTACCGCGTAGAAGGGTAA
- the ruvB gene encoding Holliday junction branch migration DNA helicase RuvB — protein MDDRIISANLMMDDQAVELSLRPRYLAEYIGQTTAKENLKIYIEAAKLRKEALDHVLLYGPPGLGKTTLSNIIANELGVHLRTTSGPAIERPGDLAALLTNLQEGDVLFIDEIHRLHRTVEEVLYPAMEDFALDIMIGKGPSARSVRLDLPPFTLIGATTRAGLLSAPLRDRFGVVSRLEFYTIDELAFIVARTAEILDVTIVGEAATEIAMRSRGTPRIANRLLKRVRDFAQVRGDGVITHDIARSALELLQVDPMGLDNIDFKMLQAMMTTFAGRPVGLDTIAATIGEESQTIEDVYEPYLMQIGFLQRTPRGRIATENAYRHLGIPIPGR, from the coding sequence ATGGATGATAGAATCATTTCCGCCAACCTAATGATGGATGACCAGGCGGTGGAGCTTAGCCTGCGTCCACGCTATCTGGCTGAATATATCGGACAAACAACAGCCAAGGAAAACTTAAAGATTTATATTGAAGCGGCTAAGCTGCGGAAGGAAGCACTTGACCATGTGCTCCTGTATGGACCTCCCGGACTTGGAAAAACGACACTTTCGAATATTATTGCCAATGAGCTTGGCGTCCATCTTCGGACGACATCGGGTCCTGCAATTGAGAGGCCGGGCGATCTTGCTGCTTTGCTCACGAATTTGCAGGAGGGCGATGTGCTCTTTATTGATGAAATACATCGTCTGCACCGGACGGTAGAAGAAGTTTTGTATCCAGCCATGGAGGACTTTGCGCTGGATATTATGATCGGTAAGGGCCCAAGCGCTCGTTCTGTCCGCTTGGATCTGCCGCCCTTCACGTTGATAGGCGCGACTACTCGTGCAGGTCTGTTGTCGGCTCCGCTGCGTGATCGATTCGGTGTCGTTAGTCGCTTGGAGTTTTATACCATCGACGAGCTTGCTTTTATCGTTGCTAGAACAGCAGAGATCCTCGACGTCACTATTGTAGGCGAGGCTGCGACAGAGATCGCTATGCGCTCGCGAGGGACACCTCGTATTGCCAATCGTTTGCTTAAGCGCGTAAGGGACTTCGCCCAAGTTCGCGGCGATGGGGTCATAACGCATGATATCGCTCGTTCGGCACTTGAGCTGCTTCAAGTCGACCCTATGGGACTGGACAATATCGATTTCAAAATGCTGCAAGCGATGATGACTACGTTTGCCGGCAGGCCTGTTGGTCTGGATACGATTGCGGCGACAATTGGTGAAGAGAGTCAAACCATTGAAGATGTATATGAGCCATACTTAATGCAAATTGGCTTTTTACAGCGAACACCGCGCGGACGAATCGCTACCGAGAACGCTTATCGGCATTTGGGTATTCCGATTCCGGGGAGGTAG
- a CDS encoding BofC C-terminal domain-containing protein, whose product MMVFSLWKKIKKRLRRNRRSMWSLGAILLSLLLSWLLFVNSDGVMAAPMQAEQQSSILEALKQQEQPLSVKLHRVYICGEEVRLLGRMTGKQVVELLHAHSDWKAVLDEDKGTVNALQHIEDLSEHCKANAYMSVDKKGNLALFDGVPKKEKVLRTFFQLDVRYMESSLPQDKLKQLSNGIRISDMDEYNSVLSTFSDYAIEPNQRAMKPAY is encoded by the coding sequence ATGATGGTATTTAGTTTATGGAAAAAAATTAAAAAGCGACTTCGGAGAAATCGCCGTTCGATGTGGTCTTTAGGCGCTATCCTTCTTAGCCTGCTTTTGAGCTGGCTGTTGTTTGTTAATAGTGATGGGGTTATGGCAGCACCCATGCAAGCTGAGCAGCAAAGCAGCATCCTTGAAGCGCTAAAGCAGCAAGAGCAGCCTCTGTCTGTTAAGCTTCATCGTGTCTATATTTGCGGTGAAGAGGTTCGACTGCTGGGGCGCATGACGGGAAAGCAGGTTGTTGAGCTACTGCACGCTCATTCAGATTGGAAAGCTGTATTGGACGAGGATAAGGGAACGGTCAATGCTCTGCAGCATATCGAGGATTTATCCGAACATTGCAAGGCTAATGCGTATATGAGTGTTGATAAAAAAGGAAATCTGGCCTTATTTGACGGTGTCCCAAAGAAGGAAAAGGTACTGCGAACATTTTTTCAGCTGGACGTCCGCTATATGGAAAGCAGCTTGCCGCAAGATAAGCTGAAGCAGCTTAGCAACGGGATACGAATAAGTGACATGGATGAGTACAACAGTGTGCTATCAACGTTCAGCGACTATGCAATTGAGCCAAATCAGAGGGCTATGAAGCCTGCTTATTAA
- a CDS encoding DUF393 domain-containing protein, giving the protein MMDAAMKGSAERLYVIYDGHCNLCLASVARLKEMNSKADLQFVQIQQLEAVGEAKQLVPHLGPLKFSELYEKMHVADESGQLFAGADGVVRVLRTVKGLRWLAAFYRIPGMKPTADRIYRYVANRRYDWFGKADQSCSLNGCELPQSRGENNKHGN; this is encoded by the coding sequence ATGATGGATGCAGCGATGAAGGGATCAGCGGAGCGGCTCTATGTAATCTACGATGGACACTGCAATCTATGTTTAGCCTCGGTAGCTAGGCTGAAGGAGATGAATTCAAAGGCGGATTTGCAGTTTGTGCAAATTCAGCAATTGGAGGCAGTGGGGGAAGCGAAGCAGCTTGTACCGCATCTAGGTCCGCTTAAGTTTTCAGAGCTCTATGAGAAAATGCATGTGGCAGACGAGAGCGGACAGCTCTTTGCAGGTGCAGACGGCGTTGTCCGCGTCCTGAGAACGGTGAAAGGACTGCGCTGGCTAGCTGCTTTTTATCGAATACCTGGAATGAAGCCCACCGCTGATCGAATATATCGATATGTAGCGAATCGAAGATACGATTGGTTTGGCAAAGCGGATCAAAGCTGCTCATTGAATGGCTGCGAGTTGCCGCAAAGCAGAGGGGAGAATAACAAGCATGGCAATTAA
- the thrB gene encoding homoserine kinase, with the protein MNNRRVIVKIPASTANLGPGFDTLGMALSLYAWIELTEAEQTQFLFFGDQMKGLPKDKSNLIYKVAQLVFKEAGVRLPELSISMYSDIPLTRGLGSSASAIVGALVAANALIGSPLTDNKLFQMATALEGHPDNVGASLFGGIVVSAWDGERADYVRLDPHPKLKTLVAIPAFQLSTEKARHALPSQISMADAVFNVGRSSLLVAALASGELGIIRHAMKDRLHQPYRAALIPGMTTILERAVDHGALGVALSGAGPTLIAFVEDAASPMEDAPNDSGLEKFLLDTLKQEGIDAQTLWLSPCVSGPQITVEDIAAVPAIPLPDRIKGEVMV; encoded by the coding sequence ATGAATAATCGCAGAGTCATCGTAAAAATACCCGCAAGCACAGCAAATTTAGGCCCAGGCTTTGATACGCTGGGCATGGCGCTTTCTTTGTATGCATGGATCGAGCTGACCGAGGCTGAGCAGACGCAGTTCCTTTTTTTTGGAGATCAAATGAAAGGTTTGCCAAAAGACAAATCGAACTTGATCTATAAGGTTGCTCAGCTCGTGTTCAAGGAGGCGGGAGTCCGGCTGCCGGAGCTTTCAATCTCGATGTACAGCGATATTCCGTTAACTAGGGGCCTTGGCAGCAGCGCCTCGGCGATCGTAGGGGCTCTAGTAGCAGCGAATGCTTTAATTGGAAGTCCGCTGACCGATAATAAGCTGTTCCAAATGGCAACGGCGCTTGAGGGACATCCTGACAATGTTGGCGCATCTTTATTTGGAGGCATTGTCGTTTCTGCATGGGACGGTGAACGGGCGGATTATGTTCGTCTTGATCCGCATCCTAAGCTGAAGACGCTCGTTGCGATCCCTGCCTTTCAGCTGTCGACGGAGAAAGCGCGTCACGCGCTGCCGTCGCAAATTAGTATGGCAGACGCCGTATTCAACGTCGGCCGCAGCTCTCTGCTCGTCGCCGCGCTTGCCAGCGGCGAGCTGGGCATCATACGTCATGCGATGAAGGATAGACTGCACCAGCCCTATCGTGCAGCGTTAATTCCCGGCATGACGACCATATTGGAGCGCGCTGTAGACCATGGCGCGCTGGGCGTTGCGCTAAGCGGAGCAGGGCCGACGCTGATCGCTTTTGTGGAGGATGCAGCCTCTCCTATGGAAGATGCTCCGAACGATTCTGGCTTGGAGAAGTTTTTGCTTGATACATTAAAGCAAGAGGGTATTGATGCGCAGACGCTATGGCTGTCACCATGCGTCAGCGGTCCGCAAATTACGGTAGAGGATATTGCCGCCGTGCCGGCCATTCCACTTCCCGATCGAATTAAAGGGGAGGTTATGGTATGA
- the pheA gene encoding prephenate dehydratase, whose product MKTIAVLPAGSVSDEAAKHFFRGEEINYKHHRLISDVFLSTVNGISDYSIIPIENTIEGSVSLHMDWLVHEVDIPIQAEWVYPSIQNLIGPQSELLDDAGQIDYSRITKVISHPVAIAQCLQFLRTKLPHAVTEHVSSTAEGVRIAKNNPNSGWAAIGTKTAAANEGLDVIASGITDHDNNYTRFLLVGSEPYKACQSKQVKTSILVTLPEDYPGALHQVLAAFAWRKINLSRIESRPTKKKLGNYYFFIDIDMALDSVLLPSAIQEIEAIGCHVRILGSYPSFSEYIK is encoded by the coding sequence ATGAAGACGATAGCAGTACTGCCTGCCGGCTCGGTATCAGATGAGGCGGCGAAGCATTTTTTCCGTGGAGAAGAAATTAATTACAAGCATCATCGCTTGATTTCAGATGTTTTTTTATCCACCGTTAATGGCATAAGCGATTACAGCATTATTCCAATCGAGAATACGATTGAGGGCTCTGTCAGCCTGCATATGGACTGGCTTGTCCATGAGGTGGATATTCCGATACAAGCAGAATGGGTATATCCGTCTATTCAAAATCTAATCGGACCTCAATCGGAGCTGCTGGACGATGCTGGGCAAATCGACTATTCGCGGATCACGAAAGTAATCAGCCACCCTGTGGCAATCGCACAGTGCTTGCAGTTTTTGCGTACGAAGCTCCCTCATGCCGTGACTGAGCATGTAAGCAGCACTGCTGAGGGCGTTAGAATTGCCAAAAACAACCCGAATTCCGGTTGGGCAGCTATCGGTACTAAAACTGCGGCCGCCAATGAAGGTCTTGATGTCATTGCGAGCGGGATAACTGACCATGACAACAATTACACCCGTTTTCTTTTGGTAGGCTCTGAGCCATATAAGGCTTGCCAATCCAAGCAAGTAAAAACGAGCATATTAGTAACGCTGCCCGAAGATTATCCTGGTGCGCTTCATCAGGTGCTTGCGGCGTTCGCTTGGCGCAAAATCAATCTATCTCGGATTGAATCACGCCCAACCAAGAAGAAGCTTGGCAACTACTATTTCTTTATCGACATCGATATGGCACTGGATTCGGTGCTATTGCCATCAGCCATTCAAGAAATTGAAGCAATTGGCTGTCATGTACGCATATTGGGGAGCTACCCAAGCTTTTCTGAATATATAAAATAA
- the ruvA gene encoding Holliday junction branch migration protein RuvA — MIDFLRGNVVHLESEYIVLDVRDTGYRVFTPNPYAFAKKEEPVTVYIHHNVREDAILLFGFETREEQTLFRKLLEVSGIGPRVALGILSGGRPDAVIAAIQQENIAFLTKLPGIGKKTAQRMILDLKDKLIGAGLDGGLLTAAGVALDLTSSRHSGQGAGTAWQEAREGLAALGYTAAELDKAWIGLQHSVTAEETVDALMKRALQQLFKG; from the coding sequence GTGATTGATTTTTTAAGAGGGAATGTCGTCCATCTGGAATCTGAATATATCGTTTTGGACGTAAGAGATACAGGCTATCGCGTATTTACACCTAATCCATATGCTTTTGCCAAGAAGGAAGAGCCAGTAACCGTATATATTCATCATAACGTCCGTGAGGACGCTATTTTATTGTTCGGCTTCGAGACGAGAGAGGAGCAGACCTTGTTTCGCAAGCTGCTGGAAGTATCTGGGATAGGACCTCGCGTCGCTTTGGGTATTTTGTCAGGGGGACGGCCAGATGCTGTAATCGCAGCGATCCAGCAAGAAAATATAGCGTTTCTCACGAAGCTGCCGGGTATCGGGAAGAAGACGGCGCAGCGTATGATTTTGGATCTGAAGGATAAGCTGATCGGTGCTGGACTCGACGGAGGCTTGTTGACAGCGGCAGGCGTTGCGCTTGATCTTACGTCAAGCAGACACTCAGGACAGGGTGCTGGCACGGCATGGCAGGAAGCAAGAGAGGGTCTTGCTGCTCTTGGCTATACGGCTGCAGAGCTTGATAAAGCGTGGATTGGACTACAGCATAGTGTGACGGCGGAGGAAACGGTGGATGCTTTGATGAAGCGGGCGCTGCAGCAGCTGTTTAAAGGCTGA
- a CDS encoding LysM peptidoglycan-binding domain-containing protein, with the protein MKIHIVKKGESLYSIGQKYNVSLEEILKLNPGITNPDVIDVGLKLKIPSDHTGGSGGGMDIMHQHVVKQGDTLWKLSKAWGVPLADMIKANPQLKNPNVLLTGEVVNIPKAMESGENVSSGHNAAHGTGGANAQHHTSLMQGVQGWVGKLSTAPNSGKTSTAPITGKTPTAPIAPIAPAPVAPVQEKKQTAPIVKPVKPAPLPAPKAEVIEPAKKALPIEKPVEKKLKPIHSEYKPNVDLFKQYGIPATEALSLYDLPKAPEAVAPAAQQPIFSGYGYGQPMVSPAQTGYGYGQPMVSPAQSGHGYGHGQPMVNPAQTGHGYGQPMVSPAQTGYGNWQQPVPFGNMVSPLSESNESPFDCPPGTVFVGNYPAPSTLPAAAGPGWGYGHSMVEGVQENSQLVAGESAQPNQGWVSPLATQPNQGMVSPLAAQPNQGWVSPLATQPNQGMVSPSAVQPNQGWVSPLATQPNQGMVSPSAVQPNQGLVSPSAVQPNQGWVSPLATQPNQGMVSPSAVQPNQGWVSPLATQPNQGMVSPSAVQPNQGWVAPVNMQPEYGYGYSHSAVSPAGMGQGGGYGYPTGTPYPSWPQTAGVAGADQSDCGCKGNRSDPASAALADAESPKEVKTAIPRKNNKKAVIRTVTTRPDKTRANSNQPWLKRNK; encoded by the coding sequence GTGAAAATCCATATTGTAAAAAAGGGTGAATCTTTATACTCCATTGGGCAAAAGTATAATGTTTCGCTGGAAGAGATTTTAAAGCTAAATCCGGGAATTACCAATCCAGATGTCATTGATGTAGGATTGAAGCTGAAAATTCCGTCAGATCATACAGGCGGCTCAGGAGGCGGTATGGACATCATGCATCAGCATGTTGTGAAGCAAGGGGATACACTTTGGAAGCTGTCGAAGGCATGGGGTGTGCCGCTTGCGGATATGATTAAAGCAAATCCGCAGTTGAAAAACCCTAATGTGCTGCTTACGGGGGAAGTTGTAAACATACCTAAGGCGATGGAGTCAGGCGAGAATGTGTCTAGCGGACATAATGCTGCTCATGGTACTGGCGGAGCAAATGCTCAGCATCATACCTCTTTGATGCAGGGCGTTCAAGGCTGGGTCGGAAAGCTTTCCACAGCACCAAATTCGGGTAAAACATCGACAGCACCTATCACAGGCAAGACGCCAACGGCACCTATCGCACCTATTGCTCCAGCACCTGTGGCACCTGTGCAAGAGAAAAAACAAACGGCTCCTATTGTGAAGCCTGTAAAGCCTGCTCCTCTTCCTGCTCCAAAAGCAGAAGTGATTGAGCCAGCGAAAAAAGCGCTGCCGATCGAAAAACCGGTGGAGAAAAAGCTGAAGCCCATTCATTCGGAATATAAACCTAATGTCGATTTATTTAAGCAATATGGTATTCCGGCCACTGAAGCATTATCTTTGTATGATTTGCCGAAGGCGCCTGAAGCAGTAGCTCCAGCGGCACAGCAGCCGATTTTCAGCGGTTATGGCTACGGTCAACCGATGGTCAGCCCAGCGCAAACCGGCTATGGCTACGGACAGCCAATGGTTAGCCCGGCTCAAAGTGGCCATGGCTATGGTCATGGTCAGCCGATGGTTAATCCAGCACAAACGGGCCATGGCTATGGTCAGCCGATGGTTAGTCCAGCACAAACGGGCTATGGGAACTGGCAGCAGCCTGTACCTTTTGGAAATATGGTCAGCCCTCTCAGCGAGAGCAATGAGTCTCCATTTGATTGCCCTCCTGGTACTGTATTTGTCGGCAACTATCCAGCGCCATCTACTTTGCCAGCAGCAGCAGGACCGGGCTGGGGCTATGGCCATTCCATGGTAGAGGGAGTGCAAGAGAACAGCCAACTGGTTGCAGGTGAATCCGCACAGCCGAATCAAGGTTGGGTATCGCCTTTGGCAACGCAGCCAAATCAAGGGATGGTAAGCCCGCTAGCAGCGCAGCCGAATCAAGGTTGGGTATCGCCGCTGGCAACGCAGCCAAACCAAGGGATGGTAAGCCCGTCAGCAGTGCAGCCGAATCAAGGTTGGGTATCGCCGCTGGCAACGCAGCCAAACCAAGGGATGGTAAGCCCGTCAGCAGTGCAGCCGAATCAAGGGTTGGTGAGCCCGTCAGCAGTACAGCCGAATCAAGGGTGGGTATCACCGCTGGCAACGCAGCCGAATCAAGGGATGGTAAGCCCGTCAGCAGTGCAGCCGAATCAAGGGTGGGTATCGCCGCTGGCAACGCAGCCGAACCAAGGAATGGTAAGCCCGTCAGCAGTGCAGCCGAATCAAGGCTGGGTTGCGCCAGTAAATATGCAGCCGGAGTACGGCTACGGATATAGCCATTCAGCTGTTTCACCAGCGGGGATGGGGCAAGGCGGCGGTTACGGATATCCAACTGGAACACCTTATCCGAGCTGGCCGCAAACGGCCGGCGTAGCGGGCGCAGATCAATCTGATTGCGGTTGTAAGGGAAATCGCTCGGACCCAGCTTCCGCAGCACTCGCGGATGCTGAGTCTCCAAAAGAAGTGAAGACGGCCATACCGCGTAAAAATAATAAAAAAGCAGTTATCCGCACAGTAACTACTCGTCCTGACAAAACAAGAGCTAACAGCAATCAGCCTTGGCTGAAACGAAATAAGTAA
- the ruvC gene encoding crossover junction endodeoxyribonuclease RuvC: MRVLGIDPGYAIVGFGFIDKIGHKLIPVQYGAIQTEAHTAPEQRLLQVYESACALMDKYKPDTVGVEKLFFNRNVTTAFDVAQARGAIILAAVQRGLPIGEYTPLQVKQAVVGYGKAEKKQVQEMVKMFLKLSAVPKPDDVADALAVAICHAHSIVLTQKINEVKR; this comes from the coding sequence TTGCGCGTTCTTGGAATTGACCCTGGTTATGCAATTGTAGGATTCGGATTTATAGATAAGATCGGCCATAAGCTTATACCCGTTCAATATGGAGCTATTCAGACGGAAGCACATACGGCACCAGAGCAGCGATTGCTTCAGGTGTACGAGTCTGCTTGCGCTTTAATGGATAAATATAAACCTGATACGGTTGGTGTGGAGAAGCTGTTTTTTAACCGGAACGTGACGACAGCCTTTGATGTAGCGCAAGCAAGAGGCGCGATTATATTAGCTGCGGTGCAGCGAGGCTTACCTATTGGAGAGTATACTCCGCTTCAGGTAAAGCAGGCGGTCGTAGGTTACGGCAAAGCAGAGAAAAAACAGGTGCAGGAAATGGTTAAAATGTTTCTAAAGCTCTCAGCTGTGCCGAAGCCGGATGACGTTGCCGATGCACTTGCGGTGGCGATTTGCCATGCTCATTCTATTGTTTTGACCCAAAAAATTAATGAGGTGAAGCGTTAG
- a CDS encoding SpoIID/LytB domain-containing protein — protein sequence MAIKISIKRYMILATAILLLASVWTGSPSQAAVPKLDNIRVALFMQLPGKYEETTAVATFSSATGMSIGERQPSGINNWFNVEGAASARFALDSYKVKLFESSNFTTAAAVYNRLKALKGTAFLTSISKSGAIIYQVTEGTYKTAAEATAAQTKWNGDSELTKLIGSFKAVLQGPHYLETGPLPSKDAAIAAASGYGAIGLDAYVAVRSGQGGAGSYSVMVGATATEAELQIVKAAAAKAGGGSLIEANAQAAYLLIRNDHSVSVKAESSSELYLYAGGDAKITVSAAGAEPIKLTERSNRSYRGLFELSALNGRMAVINELPFEQYLYSVVGIEMYASWPAEALKAQAVAARSYALNKGFGYQIAHVVDTTLSQAYYGVGSEYPSTIAAVDATAGEVALYNGKVIEALFSASSGGMTADAVEIWKNSIPYLQAVKSPDISSETGLRSWYRVVLPSGAIGYIREDSLDETGETTAAGSRIMRVNANGTKVRKQPQIQDTIPMIATADNGLQVVVLEKTIESNAMTWTRGPYTAQEMLNVINAKAKTKITAPLKSLEVSQRGASGRATEILANGQLVSVSAPDSFRGTLGVDGSLPSTLFQIDETAKVTVLGAGSATRSKPADSSPIYTIGAGGKVSEAANTNLFILDGNNQVRAATKEPTFRFVGSGNGHGVGLSQYGALSLAQQGYDYQYILKYYYKDVIIAKE from the coding sequence ATGGCAATTAAAATTTCAATCAAGCGGTACATGATTCTAGCAACGGCAATTCTGCTGCTCGCTTCTGTGTGGACAGGCTCTCCATCACAGGCGGCTGTACCTAAGCTTGATAACATTAGAGTTGCTTTATTTATGCAATTGCCTGGGAAATATGAGGAGACTACTGCTGTAGCTACCTTCTCTTCAGCCACTGGCATGAGTATTGGAGAACGACAGCCTTCAGGCATCAATAATTGGTTTAACGTTGAAGGAGCTGCATCCGCACGTTTTGCATTGGACAGCTATAAGGTTAAACTATTTGAATCCTCTAATTTCACTACAGCAGCGGCTGTGTACAACAGGCTGAAAGCATTGAAGGGGACAGCATTTCTAACCTCGATCTCCAAGAGTGGAGCTATAATCTATCAGGTTACAGAAGGTACATATAAAACAGCAGCAGAAGCAACTGCCGCACAAACCAAGTGGAACGGCGACAGTGAGCTTACTAAGCTTATCGGCAGCTTCAAGGCCGTACTTCAAGGACCCCATTATTTGGAGACTGGCCCACTCCCCAGTAAGGATGCCGCAATCGCAGCAGCAAGCGGGTATGGAGCTATAGGGCTGGATGCTTATGTGGCGGTTCGATCTGGGCAAGGCGGAGCCGGCAGCTATTCGGTTATGGTAGGAGCGACAGCAACAGAAGCTGAGCTTCAGATTGTGAAGGCAGCAGCTGCCAAAGCAGGAGGCGGCAGCTTAATAGAAGCAAATGCACAAGCCGCTTATTTATTAATAAGAAACGATCATTCGGTAAGCGTGAAAGCTGAAAGCAGCTCAGAGCTTTATTTGTATGCTGGCGGCGATGCCAAAATAACGGTTTCCGCAGCAGGTGCTGAGCCGATCAAGCTAACAGAGCGAAGCAATCGCAGCTACCGCGGACTGTTTGAACTGAGTGCACTTAATGGACGTATGGCTGTTATTAACGAGCTTCCTTTTGAACAATATCTTTATTCTGTTGTTGGAATAGAGATGTACGCATCTTGGCCGGCAGAAGCTTTGAAGGCTCAAGCCGTTGCCGCACGCTCTTATGCGTTGAATAAAGGCTTCGGTTATCAAATTGCCCATGTTGTAGACACGACGTTAAGTCAAGCCTATTATGGGGTAGGCTCAGAGTATCCTTCGACAATAGCGGCTGTTGATGCAACTGCTGGAGAAGTCGCTTTATACAATGGGAAAGTAATCGAAGCGTTATTTTCGGCAAGTAGTGGAGGTATGACAGCTGACGCTGTGGAAATATGGAAAAATTCGATTCCGTACTTGCAGGCTGTGAAGAGCCCTGATATTTCTTCGGAGACTGGACTGCGCAGTTGGTACCGCGTAGTTCTTCCAAGCGGGGCAATTGGCTATATTCGTGAGGATTCCCTCGATGAGACGGGAGAAACGACAGCGGCTGGAAGTCGTATTATGCGAGTAAACGCGAATGGCACTAAGGTGCGCAAGCAACCGCAAATTCAAGATACAATCCCTATGATTGCGACAGCAGACAATGGCTTGCAGGTTGTTGTACTGGAGAAAACCATTGAATCCAATGCTATGACTTGGACAAGAGGACCCTATACAGCACAGGAAATGCTGAATGTTATTAACGCTAAAGCAAAGACGAAAATTACAGCGCCTCTGAAGTCGTTAGAGGTTAGTCAGCGCGGTGCTTCAGGCCGGGCTACGGAAATTTTGGCAAACGGACAACTAGTATCCGTAAGCGCACCAGATTCGTTTCGCGGCACGTTAGGTGTAGACGGCTCGCTGCCAAGCACCTTGTTCCAAATTGACGAGACAGCTAAGGTCACTGTACTTGGAGCTGGATCGGCAACGCGCTCCAAACCAGCAGACAGTTCTCCTATATACACCATTGGTGCGGGAGGCAAAGTATCTGAGGCTGCCAACACAAATCTGTTTATATTGGATGGAAATAACCAAGTACGAGCTGCAACGAAGGAGCCAACCTTCCGTTTTGTAGGCTCAGGAAATGGGCATGGTGTAGGTTTATCTCAATATGGAGCCTTGAGCCTAGCTCAGCAGGGGTATGACTATCAATATATTTTGAAATACTACTACAAAGATGTAATCATCGCTAAGGAATGA